CCACCAGGTAGACCAGCGGCGATTGGTCGGGCAGGTTCATGCGGGGCCTCCAGCCAGGGGCAGGGTCAGGCTGAGGCAGGCGCCCGACGGTTGCAGGTTGCGCGCGGCCAGCCGGCCATCCATCGCGCCGGCCAGCGTCTCGCACAGCGCCAGTCCCAGGCCCATGCCCTGCGCGCGGGTGGTGTAGAACGGGGTGAACAGCCGTGGCAGCGCGTCGGCGGCGATGCCCGGCCCGTTGTCGCTGACGCTGAAGACGTAGTGGGCGCCGTCGGCGCGGCCTTCGAGGGTGATCTGGCGCGGCCCCGCGGTGTTGGCCAACGCGTCGGCGGCGTTCTGCACCAGGTTGTGCAGGATCTGTTCCAGCGCCACCCGCTCGGCCAGCGGCCGCGCCTGCGGGCTGGCGTTGTGCCAGTGCAGGCGGATGCCCAGGCGCGCCAGTTCGGGTTCGCGCAGGAAGCGCAGCGAGGCCGCCAGGGCGTCCGGGTCCAGCGCCTCGCGCCGGCCGGGCGCACTGGGCTGCACCAGCGCCCGCATGCGGCTGATGATGTCGGCGGCGCGCTTGGCCTGTTCGGCGCTGGCCATCAGGGCGCGGCGCACGCTGGGGCGTTCCTCCTCGTCGTCCAGCAGCCGTTGGGCGGCGCGGGTCTGCGCCAGGATCGCGGTCAGCGGCTGGTTCAGTTCGTGGGCGATGCCGGCGGCCATTTCGCCCAGCGTGCTCAGCCGCGCCATGGCTGCCAGCCGCGCCTGTTCCTGCTGGCGCCGGGCTTCGGCGCGCGAGCGCCGCGTGGCGGCCACGCCGGCCACCAGCAGCGCGCTGGTCAGGCCCCACAGCCCCCACGTCAGCCACGGCCAGGACGCGGGCGTGAGGGTGCGGGTGCTGCGCAGCACGAACGGCTGGCTGGCCGCGCCCAACGGTTTGGCGAGCGCGAGCGGCCATCCCGGCCCGGTCGGCGCCGGCTGCCGTTGCAGCAGGGCCAGCGGCTGCTGGCCGATGGCGAGGGTCAGGTTGGCCAGGCTGGCGGGGAAATCGGTGGCGGCGATGAAGTCGCGGGCGTCCACCAGCAGGCTCCAGCTGGAGGGCGCCACCAGCCAATAGCGGGCGGCGTCCAGCGGCAGCGCCACCGGGCGGCCGAGCGTGCGGGCCTGCTCGACCGCGGCGCGCAGGCCGGGCGGTTCGGCGGCGCTGCCGGCCCAGACGCCGTCGGGCAGGTAGCCGAGCGCCTGCAGTTGCGGCATGGCCGGCCGCAGGCTGGGAAACAGCCGTTCGGGCGCGGGCGGATGCGACAGCGCCGACAGCGTCGCCAGCACGGCTTCGTGCTGCACCGTCTTCTGGCTCAGCATGCGCTGCGCCACGCTGGTGTCCTGGAAGAAGCGGTCGTACTGGTCGACGTAATGCTGACGCCCGATCCAGAGGGCGCCCAGGCAGAACAGGACCAGCCAGGCGAGGAGGGCGCGGTGGCGCAGGGGCGGATTCACGCTGGGATTATGCCCCGCGGCCGCGCCCCGGCGGAATCCGTAGGGCTACGGAGGCGCCGCGGTTCACGCCGCCAGGCGGCTGTCGTGGCCGGGCGCGGCCTGCGCGGCGGCCGACAGCGCCATCTGGTGCAGGGCGGCCACCAGGTCCGACTGGGTCACCAGGCCGGCCAGCACGCGGCCTTCGGCCAGCACCGGCACGCAGTGCAGGCTGTCGGCCATGGGCCGCGCCAGCTCGATCGCGGGCAGGTCGGGCGTGGCGAACGGCACCTCGGAACGCATGCAGTCGGCCACCAGCAGGTCGGCGGGCGCGCCGCCCGCGGCCGCCACCTGGGCGGGTCGGTTCCTGCGGGCCAGCGCGTCGGCCTGCGCCAGCATGCCGACATAGTGGCCGGAGGAATCGAGCACCGGCAGCCATTGCAGGCGGTGCTTGTCGAACAGGCGCACGGCGTAGTCCAGCGGATCCTGCTGCTGCACCACGACCACGTCGCGCGACATGATGTCGGCGCAGCGCACGTCGCCGAAGCGCCGCCGGCTGGCGCGCAGTTCGGCGGCCAGCACGATTTCCTCGAGGTCATCCTTGCTGATGTCGAGCAGCTCGCCGCGCTGCGCCAGGGCCTCGTCCAGATCGGCGCGCGAGAAGCCCAGGCGGGCACTGGGCGCCGGGTCGCGGGTCTGGTGGCCGGGCGCGGCTTCGACGTGGCGGCGCGGATAGTTGCGCCGGAGCAGGCCATTGAAGACCACGGCGATGCACAGCAGGATGGCGGAATTCAGCGCCACCGGCCACAGCACGAAGCCATAGCCCAGCGCCGCGACCTGCGGCCCGCCCAGCACCGCGGTCAGCGCCACCGCGCCACTGGGCGGATGCAGGCAGCGCAACGAGAACATGGCGGCGATGGCGAGCGCCGCCGCCGTGGCCGCGGCCACGCCGGGATCGTATATCGCCTGCGCGCAGAACACGCCGATCAACGCCGACACCAGGTTGCCCGCCATGATCGACCAGGGTTGCGCCAGCGGGCTGGCCGGCGCGGCGAACAGCAGCACGGCGGATGCCCCCATCGGCGCGATGAACCAGGGATTGGCGTTGCCCAGCGCGTGGTGGCCGACCCATTCGGTGCAGAACAGCCCGACCAGCGCGCCCAATGCGCCATAGAGCTTTTCGCGCATGTTGACGCCGACCGGCGCCGGCGCGAACGCACCGAGCCAGCGCTTGATAGCCACAGCCAAAACCTTTACCTCGCCGCTTCAAATATATCGGGGGACGACAATTTATCACGCGGCGCACCGGTTGGCGGCATGAGCTTATGCCCAGCGGTAATGAAGAGGGGGCCGGATCAGCGCTCGCCGGCGTCGTCGTCGATGCGCGCCAGCAGCCGGGTCAGCAGCGGGCGCATGGCGCGCAGCTCTTCCAGGTGCGAGGCCGACAGGCTGGCCAGGATGCGCTCGGCCTTGTCGGTCAGCACCACCTCGACGCGGCGGCCGTCTTCGGGATCGGGCTCGCGGCTGACGAGGTCGAGCCGCTCCAGGCGGTTGACCAGTTCGGCGGCGGTGTGCGGACGCACCAGCAGGCGCTCGGCGATCTCGCCGACGTACAGGCCGCGGCGGCCGGGTGCGCCGGGCCGGCTGCCCTTGATGGCCAGCAGCGCCTGGTGCTGTTGCGGCATCAGGTCGAGGCCGGCGGCGGCGTTTTCGCTGAAGGCGGCGAACTTGCGCAGCGCGTAGCGGAAATCGGCCAGCAGTTCGTAGTCGGTGGCGGACGGCAGGTCGGGGGCAGGGGAACGTTTCACCCGGCCGATTCTAATATATGTCGTGATACGATATATTTGATTTTTCGCAAACACCGGCCTGTCGCCGTCCCCCGTGGACGCGTTGGCCGCGGGTTCCGTTCCCACCTTTTCTCCTCGTACCATGCCTCCCGTTTCCTCTTCCGTGCGCGCCTTGCGGCTGGGCGACTTCACCACCGACAAGCGTGTCGTGCTGCTGATGGCGCTGGCCGTGCCGACCGGCCTGGCCAGCGTGGCCGCCGCCTGGGCCCTGTTGCGCCTGATCGCGCTGTGCACCAACCTGGCCTACCACGGCCTGTTCTCGTTCGCCGACCTGCCCATCACCACTGGCCGCCTCGGGCCGGCCTCGATCTTCATTCCGGTCATCGGCTGCCTCATCATCGGCCTGATGGCACGCTACGGTTCCGAGAAGATCCGCGGCCACGGCATCCCGGAGGCAATGGAAGCCATCCTGATCGGCAAGAGCCGCATCGCGCCCAAGGTGGCGGTGCTCAAGCCGGTGTCGTCGGCCATCTCGATCGGCACCGGCGGCCCCTTCGGCGCCGAAGGCCCGATCATCATGACCGGCGGCGCCATCGGCTCGCTGCTGGCGCAGACCATCCACCTGAACGACGGCGAGCGCAAGACGCTGCTGGTGGCCGGCGCGGCCGCGGGCATGACGGCGATCTTCGCCACGCCGTTGGCGGCGGTGCTGCTGGCGGTGGAACTGCTGCTGTTCGAATGGAAGCCGCGCAGCTTCCTGCCGGTGGCCACCGCGGCGCTGGTGGCGGCCGTGGCGCGCGCCTTCGCGCTCGATGCCGGGCCGGTCTTCAGCTACGCCGGCGTGATCTCATTCACCCCGTGGCACCTGCTGGCATGCGCCGCCGTGGGGGTGCTGGCGGGGTTGGGCTCGGGCGTGCTGACGGCGCTGGTGTACGCGGCCGAGGACCTGTTCGAGAAACTGCCGCTGCACTGGATGTGGTGGCCGGCGCTGGGCGGCCTGGCCATCGGCATCGGCGGCCTGATCGAGCCGGCCGCGCTGGGCGTGGGCTACGACAACATCCGCCATCTGCTGGCGGGCGACCTGGTCTTGCAGGCGGTGTTGCTGCTGCTGGTGGTCAAGGTGGCGATCTGGTCGATCGCGTTGGGCTCGGGCACCTCGGGCGGGGTGCTGGCGCCCTTGCTGATCTTCGGCGGCGCGCTGGGCGCGCTGGCCACGCCGCTGTTGCCGCCGGCCGCGCCGGGCTTCTGGGCGCTGGTGGGCATGGCGGCGATGATGGGCGGCACCATGCGCGCGCCGCTGACGGCGACGCTGTTCGCGGTCGAGCTGACCGGCAACCTGGGGGCCTTGCTGCCGGTGCTGGCGGCCTGCGTGTTCGCCTACGGCGTCACGGTGCTGCTGCTGCGCCGCTCGATCCTGACCGAAAAGATCGCGCGCCGCGGCCACCACATCAGCCGCGAGTACCGCGTCGATCCGTTCGACTTGCTGCGCGCCAGCCAGGTGATGACCACGCCGGTGCAGACGCTGCCCGACAGCCTGACGGTGGCGCAGGCGATCGCGCATTTCACCACCGCGCAGCCGGTCCACACCAGCTATCCCGTGGTCGATGAGGCCGGCGTGGCGGTGGGCGAGGTGACGCGCGCCGACAGCCTGGCCTGGGCCCTGGAACCGGCGTTGCACGGGCAGACCCTGGCGCAGGCGCTGCAGGGGCGCGAGCTGGTCTACGGCTTTCCGGAGGAACTGGCCAGCCAGATCGCCGACCGCATGGCGCTGTCCGGCGCCGGCCGCGTGCCGATCCTGGACCGCGCCAGCGGCCGGGTGCTGGGCATCGTCGGCCGCAAGGACCTGTTCCGCAGCCGCGCCCGGCGCCTGCGCGAGGAAGCCGAGCGCGCGGCGTTCCTGCGGCGGGCGTCGTCTTCGAGGTGATGCGCGAAGGCCCGCGTCCGGCGCCGGGCGGCGTGCGGGGGGCTGGCCGCGGTCAGTCCCCGCGAGCGGGCCTGGCCTGGCGCGGTGGGCGGGATCAGGCCTGTCCGCCGGCCGCGCGCAGCAGCCACAAGGCATCCAGCACGTGCTGGGTGGCGCGTTCGACCTGGCCGTCGCGATGGGCGATGCCCAGCGGCCGCCACAGCGCCGGGCGCAGCGGCCGCATGGCGATGCGCGGGTCGGCCTGCGGCGCTGTGGCTTCGTGCGGCAGGAGCGTGGCGCCATAGCCGGCCGCCACCAGGCTCTTGATGGCGTCGTTGTAGTTCAGCTGGATGCGCGGCCGCGGCTGCAGCCCGGCGGCGGCGAACCATTCGCCGGTCTGGCGCGACAGCCGCGTGCTGGCGTCGTTCAGGATCAGCGGCCGTTCGCCCAGCCAGGCCGGCGTGACGCGCGCCGGCGGATTCCAGGCGGCGGGCAAGAAGGCCATGATGGGGTCGCGCCGCCAGGGCCGCAGCACCAGGCCCGGCACGGGCGGCTGCGGCAGCGCGACCAGGCCCACGTCGAGCGTGCCGTCGCCCAGCTGTTGCAGGGTCTCCTGCGAGGTCAGCACGGCCACCTGGACGTCGATGCCCGGGTGTTCGCGGCCCAGCGCTTCCAGTGCCTGCGGCAGCAGGTGGGCGATGGCGCCGGTCGACGCCCCCAGCCGCACCCGGCCGGCCAGGCCCTGCACCTGCCGCTGCACGTCGTCCAGAGCCTGATCGGCCTCGGCCAGGAGGCGGCGCGCGCGTTCCAGCAGGGTGTCGCCGATGGGCGTGGGCCGGACCTGGCCGCGCTTGCGCGTCAGCAGCGGCGCGCCGACGCGCGCCTCCAGGTCGGCCACGTGCAGGCTGACGGTGGGCGGCGCCAGGTGCAGCGCGCGGGCGGCGTCGGCGAAGGAACCGAGGTCGGCGATGGCGACCAGGGTGCGCAGGCGGTCGAGGTTGATTTCACGCATGGCGGTTTCGTTCAGGATTTCTGAATCTCGTCGTCATGATATTCGACTTTTCGTATGTGGCGCGATGGGCAATGATGGACGCCTGGATCCACTTTCGATCCCATCCGCCGGCGCCGCGCCGGCTCTTTCGCAAGGCCACGCACATGACGCATCCCCTAGTATTCATCGACGGCGACCAGGGCACCACCGGTCTGCAGATCCACGAACGGCTGCGCGGCCGCGCCGACCTGCGCCTGCTGACGCTGGCCGAGGGCGACCGCAAGGACCCGCAACGGCGCGCCGAGGCCATCAACGCCAGCGACATCGCCATCCTGTGCCTGCCCGACGAGCCGGCGCGCCAGGTGGTGGCATCGATCGTCAATCCGGACGTGCGGGTGATCGACGCCAGTTCGGCGCACCGCACCACCGCGGGCTGGGTCTACGGCTTTCCGGAAATGGCGGCCGGGCAGGCCGAGCGCATCGCCCAGGCCAAGCGCGTCAGCAATCCGGGCTGCTACCCCACGGGCGCCATCGCCTTGCTGCGCCCCCTGGTGCGGGCCGGCCTGGTGCCGGCCGACTATCCGCTCAGCGTGCACGCGGTGTCCGGCTATTCGGGCGGCGGCCGCGCCAGCGTCGACGCCTACGAGGGCCCGGGCGCCACCGGCGGGCTGGCCTTCCAGGTCTACGGCCTGGGCCTGGCGCACAAGCACACCCCGGAAATCGAACGCCACGCGGGCCTGACGCAGCGGCCGGTGTTCGTGCCGTCGTACGGCGCGTTCCGCCAGGGCATCGTGCTGACCGTGCCGTTGCAGCTGCGCCTGTTGCCCGCCGGCGTCAGCGCCGCGCAACTGCAGGCATGC
The window above is part of the Achromobacter deleyi genome. Proteins encoded here:
- a CDS encoding sensor histidine kinase, with the translated sequence MNPPLRHRALLAWLVLFCLGALWIGRQHYVDQYDRFFQDTSVAQRMLSQKTVQHEAVLATLSALSHPPAPERLFPSLRPAMPQLQALGYLPDGVWAGSAAEPPGLRAAVEQARTLGRPVALPLDAARYWLVAPSSWSLLVDARDFIAATDFPASLANLTLAIGQQPLALLQRQPAPTGPGWPLALAKPLGAASQPFVLRSTRTLTPASWPWLTWGLWGLTSALLVAGVAATRRSRAEARRQQEQARLAAMARLSTLGEMAAGIAHELNQPLTAILAQTRAAQRLLDDEEERPSVRRALMASAEQAKRAADIISRMRALVQPSAPGRREALDPDALAASLRFLREPELARLGIRLHWHNASPQARPLAERVALEQILHNLVQNAADALANTAGPRQITLEGRADGAHYVFSVSDNGPGIAADALPRLFTPFYTTRAQGMGLGLALCETLAGAMDGRLAARNLQPSGACLSLTLPLAGGPA
- a CDS encoding HPP family protein; this encodes MAVAIKRWLGAFAPAPVGVNMREKLYGALGALVGLFCTEWVGHHALGNANPWFIAPMGASAVLLFAAPASPLAQPWSIMAGNLVSALIGVFCAQAIYDPGVAAATAAALAIAAMFSLRCLHPPSGAVALTAVLGGPQVAALGYGFVLWPVALNSAILLCIAVVFNGLLRRNYPRRHVEAAPGHQTRDPAPSARLGFSRADLDEALAQRGELLDISKDDLEEIVLAAELRASRRRFGDVRCADIMSRDVVVVQQQDPLDYAVRLFDKHRLQWLPVLDSSGHYVGMLAQADALARRNRPAQVAAAGGAPADLLVADCMRSEVPFATPDLPAIELARPMADSLHCVPVLAEGRVLAGLVTQSDLVAALHQMALSAAAQAAPGHDSRLAA
- a CDS encoding MarR family winged helix-turn-helix transcriptional regulator, translated to MKRSPAPDLPSATDYELLADFRYALRKFAAFSENAAAGLDLMPQQHQALLAIKGSRPGAPGRRGLYVGEIAERLLVRPHTAAELVNRLERLDLVSREPDPEDGRRVEVVLTDKAERILASLSASHLEELRAMRPLLTRLLARIDDDAGER
- a CDS encoding chloride channel protein, giving the protein MPPVSSSVRALRLGDFTTDKRVVLLMALAVPTGLASVAAAWALLRLIALCTNLAYHGLFSFADLPITTGRLGPASIFIPVIGCLIIGLMARYGSEKIRGHGIPEAMEAILIGKSRIAPKVAVLKPVSSAISIGTGGPFGAEGPIIMTGGAIGSLLAQTIHLNDGERKTLLVAGAAAGMTAIFATPLAAVLLAVELLLFEWKPRSFLPVATAALVAAVARAFALDAGPVFSYAGVISFTPWHLLACAAVGVLAGLGSGVLTALVYAAEDLFEKLPLHWMWWPALGGLAIGIGGLIEPAALGVGYDNIRHLLAGDLVLQAVLLLLVVKVAIWSIALGSGTSGGVLAPLLIFGGALGALATPLLPPAAPGFWALVGMAAMMGGTMRAPLTATLFAVELTGNLGALLPVLAACVFAYGVTVLLLRRSILTEKIARRGHHISREYRVDPFDLLRASQVMTTPVQTLPDSLTVAQAIAHFTTAQPVHTSYPVVDEAGVAVGEVTRADSLAWALEPALHGQTLAQALQGRELVYGFPEELASQIADRMALSGAGRVPILDRASGRVLGIVGRKDLFRSRARRLREEAERAAFLRRASSSR
- a CDS encoding LysR family transcriptional regulator, with amino-acid sequence MREINLDRLRTLVAIADLGSFADAARALHLAPPTVSLHVADLEARVGAPLLTRKRGQVRPTPIGDTLLERARRLLAEADQALDDVQRQVQGLAGRVRLGASTGAIAHLLPQALEALGREHPGIDVQVAVLTSQETLQQLGDGTLDVGLVALPQPPVPGLVLRPWRRDPIMAFLPAAWNPPARVTPAWLGERPLILNDASTRLSRQTGEWFAAAGLQPRPRIQLNYNDAIKSLVAAGYGATLLPHEATAPQADPRIAMRPLRPALWRPLGIAHRDGQVERATQHVLDALWLLRAAGGQA
- the argC gene encoding N-acetyl-gamma-glutamyl-phosphate reductase yields the protein MTHPLVFIDGDQGTTGLQIHERLRGRADLRLLTLAEGDRKDPQRRAEAINASDIAILCLPDEPARQVVASIVNPDVRVIDASSAHRTTAGWVYGFPEMAAGQAERIAQAKRVSNPGCYPTGAIALLRPLVRAGLVPADYPLSVHAVSGYSGGGRASVDAYEGPGATGGLAFQVYGLGLAHKHTPEIERHAGLTQRPVFVPSYGAFRQGIVLTVPLQLRLLPAGVSAAQLQACLARHYAGARHVQVVAPQDAAAHTSLDPQALNGTNDLRLAVYGNADHGQVLLSAVFDNLGKGASGAAVQNLDLMLEALALAEA